Proteins encoded together in one Benincasa hispida cultivar B227 chromosome 1, ASM972705v1, whole genome shotgun sequence window:
- the LOC120068454 gene encoding photosystem I reaction center subunit II, chloroplastic has product MAMAAQATLFTPSLSTPKSTAITVPWKQSPTLSFINSKPHLKPASSSRSLKVSAEAEAAVEAPAGFSPPELDPSTPSPIFAGSTGGLLRKAQVEEFYVITWESPKEQIFEMPTGGAAIMREGPNLLKLARKEQCLALGTRLRSKYKIKYQFYRVFPNGEVQYLHPKDGVYPEKVNPGREGVGQNFRSIGKNVSPIEVKFTGKQVYDL; this is encoded by the coding sequence ATGGCCATGGCCGCTCAAGCAACCCTCTTCACCCCATCTCTCTCCACCCCCAAATCCACCGCCATTACCGTTCCATGGAAGCAATCCCCAACTCTCTCCTTCATCAACTCCAAGCCCCATCTCAAGCCCGCCTCCTCTTCCCGCTCACTCAAGGTCTCTGCCGAAGCTGAGGCTGCCGTCGAGGCCCCTGCCGGATTCTCCCCACCGGAGCTCGACCCAAGCACCCCTTCCCCAATCTTCGCCGGTAGCACCGGGGGGCTGCTCCGGAAGGCCCAGGTGGAGGAATTCTATGTGATCACATGGGAGTCCCCCAAGGAGCAAATCTTCGAGATGCCGACCGGTGGCGCGGCGATCATGCGAGAAGGGCCAAATCTGCTGAAATTGGCAAGGAAAGAGCAGTGTTTGGCTTTGGGGACAAGGCTGAGATCCAAGTACAAGATTAAGTATCAATTTTATAGGGTTTTTCCTAATGGGGAAGTTCAGTATTTGCATCCTAAAGATGGGGTTTATCCAGAGAAGGTGAATCCAGGAAGGGAAGGAGTTGGTCAGAACTTCAGGTCCATTGGGAAGAATGTTAGCCCTATTGAGGTCAAGTTCACTGGAAAACAAGTGTATGATTTGTAA